Below is a genomic region from Rhinolophus sinicus isolate RSC01 linkage group LG11, ASM3656204v1, whole genome shotgun sequence.
agaaTTGTGTAACTGCTCCAAGCCTTacttttctaatctgtaaaatgggttttgTAATAGTATCTCCTTCATTCGGTTGCTCAAAGTATGAAATGAGCTAACACCTAACTTAAAACAGCGCTTGGTGAATGAATATCTCGAAGCTTTGTTTTTCACTAAGCCTTGCTTCAGGAATTGCCTCTCTACCTCTCCAACTTATCTTTCTGCACTTGTCCCAGTAGACTTTAAAAGCAGGCTATGCCAGAGTATTCCCCATGCCCAACAAACTATATTACTTGTGTAATATTGCTTGCCCAACCTTCATGATCTTTCAAAACCTAATTCAGATACTACTCCTAGGACACCCCACACCGTCAGTCCTTCTCGGCCTCCTCCCTAGAGGTCCCCAGTTCCTCCCTTAACCACAACCTTGATCCTTCTCTCAGCTCTGTGTCTGAATCTGTCTCCCCCAACACACTGGGACAAGGCTAGGATCTAACCCATTAATTTAATATTGATTTAACAAGTACTTGTGAGCAGGCACAGTACTTGGTACTATGAGTTAGGCCCTGTTCCAGGAAAGTGGTTTGAGGCAAAACATAAATAAGACTAATCTATCTCAGTATCAACCTACCTAGAAGGAATGAATAGATAGGAAGGTCCCATCTGGGAATACAGCCAGGTCTAGGGGTGTGGTCCCCTAGAACAGGGAGATTGGGAAGACGTATGGTCTTCCTCAACTCTTCAACCTTAGGTGGCCTTGGCTGTGGATGTGGGTTTCAGAGCCCAGACACCCAGCTGAAGTTGTTGGTCCGCAGTAGGTTTAGGAAGGGGAGAACAGGCCGCAGATCTGCAAGATGAGCTGCTGCGGGAGGTTCGCCAGGCTGGACCTGGGCCTTGCATCGTctctaatttcctttctttttttgaaccTTCTTCTGCCCTCCTTGCAGGGCCAGTGATGTCCGTAATGCAAAAACGTGTAGTTTAGATTTGATGCCACAAAACTGCTGTTTTTGAGCAGGGGAGGCCCTTGAGCAGATAAGCTCACTAAAGTCCTGGAGCCGCCTTAGAGTGTCTCCTTACAACAGAGCCTCTAATTTTCACATTTTGCCATCTTCCTTTACTCTCTTACACATCAGTAAAAACTGAGAGCGTCCCCTCCTAGCCAGGTGCATACGAGCCACCCCTTCAAGGGATCCAAGAATGGACTTGtccactcactcccctccccccaccacgtgaatgggacacacacacacacacacacacacacacacacacacacacacgagttccTTCCTCACATTTCTAGCCCTTCAGCAAATGGTTTCTTCCCACGAGGCAGGGCACTAGGTTTTCCCCGCCCACTCTCGGCCTTTCAGGTAGTTCACTCCACCCGGTGACTCCAGTGGGGtggtttcttcctcctctccccatggGTGGTGGATGGTCTcgcctccccccatccccaggtGCCGGTGTAGGCTAGATGCCCCGGCCCAGGCCAGAGAGTGGGACGCGCCCAAGCGGGAAGCACCGGACGAGCTCACTGCGCGGCCGCCGCGGGGGAAGCAACCGTTTCTGATCCACCTCCCCTCCTAAGTGAAGACTTCCGCCCCTGGAGAGGAGGCGGCGCCCGGGACCGGCCGTCGTCCACCGCGGGACTGCGGGCGTCCGGAAGGTCCATTGTTGCCTGAAGGGGTAAGGGTGGGCGTGGCGGAGCCACCTATTTCGAGAACACTCCAGGGCCGACCTCGCTCGCTCTTCCTGCAGGAGCTGCGGCGCCAAGATGAGCGGAGAGGGCAACCCGGCCAGCAAACCCACGCCAGTGCAGGACGTGCAGGGCGACGGGCGCTGGATGTCCCTGGTGAGCGAACCCACCCGTGACACTCAGGaatcggggtgggggtggggggctcaggAATTCAGCTGGTTTGTGCGGCTGTCACTACCTGATTGGAAAACTGAGGGCAGTTGGGGTGGTGCTGCCTAAGGAAGCAGGGCGGGGCGGGCCCAGCAGCGCGCGCGTGCCACTGACTCCCCCTTGTTCGTCCCCGCAGCACCACCGGTTCGTGGCAGACAACAAAGATAAGGAACCCGAAGTCGTCTTCATCGGGGACTCTTTGGTCCAGCTAATGCATCACTGCGAGGTGAGGCCCGTCTTCCTTCTCCTGCCCCACCCAGGCCTGGGTTCTCACTGACACACTTGGATGAAACCTCAGGCCAGGCGGGATTTGAGGTACCTGAAATATCCTCAGATAGCGCCCAGAACCCAGAATCTCCGTGTAAGGTACAACATTCTACTCAGAAGGAAATGTGTACCCTGGCTATGTCAGGCTGGGGTTGTGTATAGTGAGCTAAGGTGAGGAGGCTCTTTATTGTTTGCTTAATGGATTTGGATTTCCAAAGCTATTGTCCTTTCCACGAAGTGAAGGCCAACTGTAATAGCTCTTCACAAAGGGGGCTTGATTATAATATCTTTCCACTAAGCAAGGTTAAACCCTAATGGATTTCCTCAAAATGACGTTCAGCTGTTGATTCAATGCATAGCTCAAGCAGAATGGGTTTCTATAAAGTGAGTCTGTCTTCTATGGGGTTCTGTGAATGGGAGACTATAATAGATTTGCATAAAGTGAGGTTTGACCATATTGGGGTTTGCTCAAGGTGAAATTTAACCAGACTGTTTCCATGAAACGAGGCTCTTCCATAATGACATTTGGTTAACATTTGGACCCCGGGTGCTGGTCCATGCTTGATAGTGCGCCTGTGCCCACACCACTTCTTGCCTACAGATCTGGCGGGAgcttttctctcctctgcatGCACTTAACTTTGGCATTGGCGGTGATGGCACACAGCATGTGCTATGGCGGCTGGAGAACGGGGAGCTGGAACACATCCGGCCCAAGGTGAGCAGGGCTTGGGTGGACAACTAAAGCCCCCCTAGCCTGCCCCCTCACTATTGCTTCACGCCTCTTTCCACAGATTGTGGTGGTGTGGGTGGGTACCAACAACCATGGGCACACAGCAGAGCAGGTGGCTGGTGGCATCCAGGCCATCGTGCAACTGGTGAACGAGCGGCAGCCCCAGGCCCGAGTCGTGGTGCTGGTaaggaggagggagggcgggGAAAGAAGAATGGCAGTGGTCTGAGACCCCCTCCGGTGTAATCACAGGAGGCACAGTTCTGGGCAGCTTGGCACAGAGCAGTGGCTTTCAGGCAAAATTTCACATTGAAGCTTGCTACACCCATCAGAGCAGCTGTGGATAACAAGATGTTCAGGGACCAAGCAGCACCTTTTGCGCAGGGGAGCACTGGAGATTCTGGGGTGTCAAAAACTCGAATAACCGAAAGTTGTCAGTCATTCCTGGGGTGAATCTAGGCTCCATCACTTCTACCTCGGACGTTATTTCCTCTCTGAAAGAGGGGTTGACCCCTTGCCATTATGTCAACATTTTTATGAGCAGTACTTAGAAAGACACTAGCATCAGGTTGTTACTGAATTGGCTCAGACAGGACATCAGGCACTACAACTACCCTTCCAGTCCTCTAGTTTCCCATCCCTTCTGTATTCTGCAGCTGGGGACTTCACGGTGGGGGTTGGAAAAGTTTGACAGAGATGCTGATCAGACCCCCATGTTGGTAGGATGTCTTCTCACAACTCTTGGTGCCCCTCCTCAGGGCCTACTTCCGAGGGGCCAGCATCCTAACCCACTTCGTGAGAAAAACCGACGGGTGAACGAGCTGGTACGGGAGGCATTGGCTGGCCATCCACGTGCCCACTTCCTAGATGCCGACCCTGGCTTTGTGCACTCAGATGGCACCATAAGCCACCATGACATGTATGATTACCTGCACCTGAGCCGCCTGGGCTACACACCTGTCTGCCGGGCCCTGCACTCCCTGCTTTTGCGCCTACTGGCCCAAGACCAGGGTCAGGGTGTCCCCCTGCCAGAGCCCACCCCCTAAACATCTGCCTTCCTGCAACATTAAATTCTTATTCTTCAGTCTCCCGTCCCATTTCCTGCTTCGTGGCCAAGCCCATCTGGGTACGTCAACTTCAGCCCTGATCTATGACCCTGCAGTTCTACAATGTGTTGTTTCTGCCGAGGGCAGGCGTCACCAAACCATTAAGGCACTCTGGTTCTTGGAGTCACGTGGATTTCTACCATCACAGTAGTGCCCCAGGCAATCACTACCAATCAGTAACAGTATGTGAAAGCAGTTTGCCATCACTACCCTATAGGGTTAGGGTCACGCAATTATTCTGGGAACAGTGGCCCAACAGTCTAAGCCCAGCTCCCAAAGAAGGCCCCCCTTCTTCGCACACAGGTTTCCTGGCTGGAACTTCTGGTGCTCTGATCCTAGTTTAGATACCACTTCCTGTGGAATCTTTCTGACCCTCCCACCCACAGCAACCTCCACAGAGGGTACACATCTGTCCCCCGCAGGGGCACTGTCCACAGGCTCAGAGGGGTGTAACCCAGCAGTTCCTGGCCTGACTGTGGTGCTAGCTCAGGCCACATGGGGGCAGCAGGGGTCACCGAGGACACCGCAGCACTTGGGGGTGGGGTCTTCCAGCCTAGTGCCATCTCTGGGCTGAGACCTGTCAGGTCCAACTGGAACTTCCAAAGTTCTGAGCTGTTGCATCATCACAGCTAGGCCTTCCCCAAGCCCAGGTGTGCTGGATGGCTGGGAAAGAGGCCGAGTAGGCGTCAGGACTCCCTGAGCACCAAGCCTGGAGAGGGGCTGCCCTGTCCACAGTTAAGTCAGGGACCTGGGCCCATGGGGTCCCTCTGATGTTGGAAGGGGGTGGTCCTGGCATTGCTCTCCTCACCTCACTGGGGGGAAAATGTATAGCTCCATGGCCATCTGGGGGCAGGACTGGTACAACCAACATCCCTTCTCCCTTTACAGTGGGCAGCCACACAGGTGTGTTAAACAGCTTTAATCTCGTCATTGCGGCTTCTCGGCACAGTAAGAAATATTGCACATGATCAACATGTTTTGTTCTAGGGATGGGGACAAGGGTAGGGGAATCACCTTCTTAGAAAGTACAACCCAAGTTGGgagggcaggggggtggggagagaaaccTCCCCATGCCTGTGGCAAAGTGcaggagcccccacccccaaactaaCCTGAGTCCAGCCCCTCTGGGGGAAAAAGGGGTGCATGAACTCCCCCCTACTCCACAGACGCCTCCCTGTGGCCCAAGGCCCTCATTACCCTCCGCTTGCAGCCCTCACGCGAGCCATTTTGCATAAAGTACAAGTGAAAAGGTCTGAAGGTAACACACTCCAGGTTATGTACAGGGGCTCGGTGGAGGGAGACTGTGCCCCTGCTTCCTCTCAGCTGTCCCCCATCAcagggagggggctgtgggggGACAGGGATAGACAAGAGCAGGCTCATTCCGTCCCAAAATCGAAAGGACGAAATGGCTTTATTGGGGAGGGGGTAACCATCCTGCCCCCCCAATTCCTGCCACCTATATACTATCCATGTCCTGAGGGGGGTACTGTGGGTCCTGGGATCTCAGGGCCCCTCACCTGCCTGTGGCAGCTGTGGAGGGACCAGGGGGcggtggggagggctggggggcCCCCTCCCAGCCAGGCTGTCCGGGCCCTGGCTCTGGGGGTGGAGGCAATGGTGGGGCAGCTGGGGCTGTGCCAGAGTCCGAGCCAGGTGAGGTGGGGTCAGGGCCCCCAGCAGGGCTGGGAGTGAGGACAGGGCCGGAAGTGGAGCCAGTGGGGGGCGGTCCAGGGAGGGGCGCCTCGGCTCCCGGGGGCTGCTCCGTGGGAGTGGCCGCCTGCATAATCTTCTGCCGCACCTCACGGATCTTCAACTGCAGACAGACCTTGGAGGGGAAGATGTCTGCGTAGCGGGCCTGGAAGGCTGCCGTGGCCTGGGCTGGGGACAGAAGGAcggtggagggtggggaaggcaggGTGAGATGGGCAGGCAGGTCCTGTCCAAGTGCCCCCCAAGACTCTAAGACATGCTTACCTGATGGAAAGAAGCCGTGGTCCTGGAAGAGCTGCATGACCAGGGCCCGGCGCTGGTCCAGGGTGCGCCGCAGTGACGAGTATGGCACCTTCTCGTATTCCAGCTCCCCGAGGACATCCTCGGCTTCTGTACCTGGGAGCAATGCAGGGAACACGGTCAAGGCTACTGCAGAAGCCTGGCCACCCCACTCCCACACCAGTGTCTGAGAGTCCACCCAGCCCTCACTGAATTCTATTTCACAGCAGGGTTCCAAAAGGGGACCCACCCAAGATCATGTGGTGGCAGTGTGGGGGCCTGTTGGACTCTAGAATCCATCCTTGACCTGCTGTCCCTTTCTCTCAGCAAcacccaccccacctctcccATCTCTAACCCTGTTCCCAAGACACGCCCCCCTTGCAGGCCCTGGGTCCCCCACAGCCCCACCCGCCAAGGCACCGGCACCTGTGCGGTCAAAGGTGAAGATGTCCCCCTCGCACTTGGCACTCTTGGGGGTGTTGGGCTCTGAGCTGCAGCTGGAGCGTCTCCTCATCTTGCGTTTGGGCGAGGTGGGGTCCTCAGGGGCCGAGTCCAGGTCTGGCGAAACAAGCAGGCTCAGAGGTGGCCCCAGTCTGTCCCCAGCCTACCCCAGGGGTCCCAAGTTTGCCTACCAGTGGAGTTCTTCCTTTTCTTGCGGTAGGAGCCAAGGATGGCCCGGGGCGAGGTGGCCAGAGACTGCAGGGTGGGCGAGGGCAGAACCTCCTCCGGCCGAAACTCAGGCAGCTCTGCAAAGCGCTCTTCAAAGTCTACCTCAGACAGGACCCTGCTGGAGAGCGGGCAGGGTCACCACCCCTGCCCAGCCTGTAGCCACCCTCTCTGCCACCAACCCCACAGGCTGTGCCACAGCTCCCAGCCCATGCTCACTTGTCCACAGAGTCAAAGGTCTTCTTCAGGGGCGGGGGCCGCACCTTCACTTTCTTGCCAGTACTAGCCGCCTCCTTGCGCTCAGGAGTGTCCCCGGCTGCCCTGCCACTACTGCcctcactgctgctgctgctgctaccaggggctggggctggagctggggctgggctgggaggagtGGGAGGCTCCCCACGGCtctccaggcccagcccagggaCGCGCCAATCTGAAGATGAGCTGGGAAATTtgctggcctggggtggggatggcAAGGAGATGGAGGAACTGAGTTCAGACTTGCTGGGGCCAAACCCAGAAACAGAGATGGATGTGGACTGCCCCAGACAGAGCCTTGGAGATGGCCCAGTCACACAAACAGGAGGGACGGGTCACAGTTTGGACAGGCGTATAGGGAAGGGCAGGACagaaaaacaggcagtgggccaagGAGTAgagcccagcagcagcaggagcccCCAGGCCTGCCAGGCACTCACCATGGTCTCAGGGGCCTTGGTGCTGGTCCGCTCCTCAGCAGACAAGGGTGGCGGGGGGCTGCTCCGGGCAGTGGGAGCCCACGTCTctgggggaggtggaggggcTGGCGTTGTAGGCTGCCCCTCAAGCTCGGACTCAGGGGCAGCAGTCTCACGGGCTGTGCCAGGCTCCGAGGACTGCCGGGGTGCAGAGCCAGGCCGCCCAGGGGCACCTGCCTCAAAGGAGCCCACAGGAATGTTGGCAATGGCTGCCTTCACTTTCTGGGGGGCCTTGGGGGTTGGCCGCTGGGCCTTGGGGGCCACTAAGCTGTAGGTCATGGAGCCTGCTGGTGGGGAGAAGAACATTTGCTGAGCCAGGCCTGACTGGAGCCCATCCACTGGGTCCCCCAACTCACCCCACCCTGAGTTGGCCCAACACCCACCTGTGGCACTAGGGTAAGGGCTGGTAGGGGCCGgggtggcagtggcagtggcaggGGCTGGTGGGCCCTTGGGCAGGATCGTAGCAGCAGGAGGGGTGGTGCTGGTGGCCACAGTGTAGACCAGGCCTGGAGGGGCCTGGGATGGCTGGGCCAGGGGTGCTGAGGATGTGGGTGCGGGACTGCCAGGGTAAAACGCTGTGATGACAGGAGCTCCTGGGGCTGCGCAGGTAGGAggcagctgggggctgggcaCAGGTGACACACCCACCTGGCCAGGAGCCAGCAGCGGGGCCTGGCCTatggaaaaggaaacaggagaggCAAGAGCCCAAGTTAGGACCTGGGCTGCCTCAGCCCCACCCTGGGTCCCTAGCACTGCCTGCCAGGCTGCCCCTCACCTGAAAGCAGGGGCTGCACGAAGGCAGGGCCGCTGGGCCCCAGCGAGGTGAAGCCTAGGGCTACCGAGCTTGTGGGCCCATACGATGTGACTGTTCCAGCCTGGCTGGATGCAGAGCTGGTGCCCAAAGGCAGCGTGTGCCCACCTGCTGACTGCACATAGGTGATTCTGccacagggagaggaaagggggaagaGTGAGGCACGCCAGCTCTACCCACCCCGGTTCCTGGGCTGTCCTCCAGGTGAGGGCTCAGCTGCTATTACCTGGTAGAAGAGGGCAGCAGGaccttctgaggctgtgaggtGGGCCCGGGGAGCGTGGCTGGGCTGAGGGGTGGCACCAGGCCGCTGGGCGTGCTCACAGGCACCGGAGTCAGCTGGATGATCTATGGGCAAGGGCACCCACAGGCTACAGTGAGCAGAAgacccagagaggggcaggggggaCCAAGAACTTGGAGGATGGATCTCAGTTAAGACAAGTAGCAGAAAACTTGGGATTGGaacaaagtgaaaaaagtcagCAAAAGGTGGTAGACACACAGAAGGAACAAGGTTGCAGGCACTGAAGCCAGACTTGAGCTGCACAGAGATGCTGAAGGGAAGATGGCAAGAGAGTCCCACAGACAagcaaaaagcaggaaaaaggaagagaaaccaaAGGAAAGGGAGACAGAAATCATGGACACCAATAGCCAGGAGAGGAATGAGGGACAGATGGGGCCACAGGGAGGGTGGACTTCCTTACCTTGCTGGGTGGCTGGGCGCCATTCTGCACAGGTACTGAGAAGGGTGGGCTCACCAGGGGCAGTGGCTGGCTGGCCCCACCACCCCGAACTGACATGCTAGGCGTGGCCAGGGGCACTAGTACCTTCCCAGGCAGCAGCTGGGCTGAGCcacctgggggcggggcctgcacAGGAGAAACCGACTGGGCTGCAAGAGGTGAGAGAGGAGGTTACAAAGGAGTGGAACAGGCCTGTGTCCCGCTCCTTGCgctgcccagcccaggcctcacctttggggggtggggcagaaggtACGGACTGCAAGATAGGGATGCCAGGAGTGGGTGCAGTGGCAGCCAGGACTTTGCCGTTGGTAGAGGTGCCAGGCGGCAAGGTGAAACGGATGCTGGTGGTAGGTGCAGGGCCAGGAGCCGCTGCCTTGGTCCCAGGGGCTGGTGCTGAGGCAGGCGCCACTTGAAGCTGCTGGGGCAGCGTGGGCAGGATATACTGCACCTGGGTGATTCCCCCAGCCTTGCCCAGGGCACCTGGCTGTAGAATACCCAGGGGCACTGGCCCATTGGGGCCACTTCCAGCACCTGCTCCTGAGCCCGCAGTGGCCCCACTACCAGGGGCACCCTGGGCAATGAACTGGACAGCGGAGGGCGCCGGGGCACCATAGCCCGGGGTGCCCACCAGCAGGTTGGTGACAGTGGCAGGAGCCTTCCCCACAGTGCCCAGTAGGGGCCCAGCCACCAAATGTGGGGCTGGTGAAGTGGCTGCTGCCGACTTCTTGTCCGAATATACTAAGCTGACGCCCAGCGGGGAGCCCCCAGGTGCCCGGGACCCAGTGCCCGTTTCAGTCCTGGCACCTGCTGTGTCATTTGGAGACGCTTCTGCCCGGCCAGAGGTGGGGAAGGGCTTGGAGGCGATGGGCACAGGAGTGCTGCTGACAGGCCGCACCACGTTGGTGACCATGGTGGCGGCCGGACGGGACATGGGGGCTGCTGGGGCCCCATAGGCCAGCGATGGGGCTGGAGCTGAGGGTATGCGGCCTCCGCTGCCCTCCCGTTCGTCCTTGTTTGGAGACAGGACCAGTGTCTGCAGGACACTACCTCCCCCACCAGGAGGCGCTGCAATAACTGAGGGGCCCGGTGGCTCCAGGCCTCCCACACTTTCAGGTCTTTTACGCCGGAAGGTGGTAGGATCTGTTGGAAGGAAGCGGGTGGACTTGGAAGGTGTCACTGGGCCCCCTGACCCAGGGAGTGGGGGCCGTAGTGGGCCTGCTGTGCTGCCTTGACCTGACTCCTGGGCCTTGAAGGTCCCTGAGCCCACTGAGAAGGAGGTGGAGGCTGAGGAAGAGGCaggcgaggaggaggaggaagatggggtGGGCCCGTAGCCTTTGCCGAAGGCTGCCGATGGATCTGGGGGCCCTGGGGGCTCAGGGTCCAGTGACGGACGGCAGTGGGTGAAGGAGGAACGGATCACAGGCGAGAAAACCTTCCGGCCAAAGCTCTGGGTGGAAGAGACACGACCGAGTCAGTGAGCCTGGATACCCACATCCTGCTTGCCCCGTCCCGCCAGCAGCCAAGCCAGCCAAAAGTCATCCAGGCTGTGACCCAATACTCCATGGGGCAAGTAGTTCGCCCTCTCcaggcctttctctctctctgtcaacAAACACAGAACAGATCTTCCCCCCTCCTGAAGCTGAGTGGGACCACAGCGCCAAGTCCCAAGCCCTCACCTTGCTGCCCTCTGGGTCCTCCCCAGAGCTGTCTCCGCTCTCACTGTCGGTCACCCGCTCCTTGCACTTGAGGTCAATGTCAGTGGTGCCAAAGCCATCATCAGCTAAGGGAGCAGAGTGAAGAGCATTGGCAAAGGGGTCAAGTGCAGGTCTGGAGAACAGTCTGGATGCCAGGCTTTGGCTTCAGCTCTGCCCCAAGCCCGCAGTAAGTGTTGTCCAAGAAGGCTATTCCTCAGCCCGGGATGTGCCCACCTGCCTGAGGATGTGGGTAACAGCACCTAACACTGCGTGTGCCCAATGGCCTCGCCATGCCTGGGTCCTCCTGGTTTCCTGTCTGGCCAGGGGCTTCCTTCCCAAAGGCAGGGCTGGGCTTACTCAGTAAGGCCTGAACTGAACATGCCTGAGATCATACGCAAATGCGAAAGGATAGACAGGGGCCTGAGAACCTGGATCCAATCTCTGCCCACCCTCCAAACCTGGGCAGGAGTCTGGGCCCTGCAACTGCTCACCaatgacatcatcatccccttcCTCCTCACAGATGACCATGCGTTCCTCATCACTGGTCATGTCCTCACTGGCCGCACGCTGGGAACGGGAGGCTCGGGTGGGCAACAACGGAGGCCGCCCACTGGCCGTCAGGGCACCTCCCTCCCCAGGAGCTGTGAAGGGGGCTGGAGCCCCATACTGGGTAGAAGGCTTCGGGCCAGAGTACGACGCAGGGCCAGACACCATCTGCAGGACAGGTACAGGGAGAGTTTAGCCAGGGCTGTCACCTTGGGAAgccctccctgcctgtctcccccacccccatgtcctGCACCCCAGACCTGAGTCAATTCTTGTAGTGCCTGGCTGTCTACATCTCCGCCATCCAAGCTGTGGACCCCACTGTGGGAAAAGGCTCGAGGGCGGGCTGAGCCAGGGCCCCCGACTGTGTGCAGACGGTCTGCCCCACAGGAGCTGCTCCCCGGAGCCTTGGGGTCTGAGCTCAAAAGGGTCTGGGCAGCCACAGACAGGAGCTCCGAAGACACTgtagagtgaaaaaggaaaaatgctacAGTCACGCAGCCTGTCATCTGCACCTGGATTGGCCAAAACACCCACAGGTATTTCTAGGTACTGGGCAGAATCAAGTTGGAATTCCtgggccacccagcaaagacatGCCACCTATCAGTCCAGCATCTCCTTCCCAATGGTTCCTCCCCCTGGGACTGTAAGGAGCAAGCCCACTGCTCCCCAGGAGGCAGCCCTTCTGACATTAAGAATGCCTAGAGACAGGTTTGTATGGCATTAGCCAGCTAATAACCACTAACccgtctgagcctcagttcccacaTCACATCCCCACCCCGAGTGGTGGACCAACCCACAAGATCGCTCCAGAAAAGCGCctcagcacagtgctgggcacacgCGCCACCCTCAGTCAATAGAAACACCAATGAGGAA
It encodes:
- the CIC gene encoding protein capicua homolog isoform X5 is translated as MKPMKKACAGLSGPGSGGKSPPATRAKALRRRGVGEDDQPEEEDDEVQQQPGPEEAEEGEEEEAERGPGEEGVSLELRPDDPAPGPAEDPKAEGEAGRWEPPLSRKTATFKSRAPKKKYVEEHGAGSGSGGAATAPEERARTPEEAGALGVPPRPPTSTRSSSTDTASEHSADLEDEPAEPCGPGPWPPGGTSGGYDLRQLRSQRVLARRGDGLFLPAVVRQVRRSQDLGVQFPGDRALTFYEGSPGGGVDVVLDATPPPGALVVGTAVCTCVEPGVAAYREGVVVEVATKPAAYKVRLSPGLGSQPGPPATLPQPPQLPHREPEEAVWVARSSLRLLRPPWEPEALLRKPPTGPEEEQAKPGATLPPCPAALDPKQPEDAEVSKISFGGNLGACDEGEEKHPPALGTPALLPLPPPQLLSPPPKSPAFAGPGRPGEQPSPCQEGSQGGSRSSSVASLEKGAAPAARARTPLTAAQQKYKKGDVVCTPNGIRKKFNGKQWRRLCSRDGCMKESQRRGYCSRHLSMRTKEMEGLADSGPGGAGRPAGVAAREGSTEFDWGDETSRDSEASSVAARGDSRPRLVAPADLSRFEFDECEAAVMLVSLGSSRSGTPSFSPVSTQSPFSPAPSPSPSPLFGFRPANFSPINASPVIQRTAVRSRHLSASTPKAGVLTPPDLGPHPPPPGPRERHSSGILPTFQTNLTFTVPISPGRRKTELLPHPGALGATGAGGGAAAPDFPKNDSLDSGVDSVSHTPTPSTPAGFRAVSPAVPFSRSRQPSPLLLLPPPAGLTSDPGPSVRRVPAVQRDSPVIVRNPDVPLPSKFPGEVGTAGEVRASGPGRGCRETPVPPGVSSGKPGLPPPLPAPVPITVPPAAPSAVAQPMPTFGLASSPFQPVAFHPSPAALLPVLVPSSYTSHPAPKKEVIMGRPGTVWTNVEPRSVAVFPWHSLVPFLAPSQPDPSVQPSEAQQPASHPVASNQSKEPAESAAVAHEQLPGGTGNADPGRPPGATCPESPGPGPPHALGGVEPGKGPPPTTEEEAPGPPGEPRLDSETESDHDDAFLSIMSPEIQLPLPPGKRRTQSLSALPKERDSSSEKDGRSPNKREKDHIRRPMNAFMIFSKRHRALVHQRHPNQDNRTVSKILGEWWYALGPKEKQKYHDLAFQVKEAHFKAHPDWKWCNKDRKKSSSEAKPTSLGLAGGHKETRERSMSETGTAAAPGVSSELLSVAAQTLLSSDPKAPGSSSCGADRLHTVGGPGSARPRAFSHSGVHSLDGGDVDSQALQELTQMVSGPASYSGPKPSTQYGAPAPFTAPGEGGALTASGRPPLLPTRASRSQRAASEDMTSDEERMVICEEEGDDDVIADDGFGTTDIDLKCKERVTDSESGDSSGEDPEGSKSFGRKVFSPVIRSSFTHCRPSLDPEPPGPPDPSAAFGKGYGPTPSSSSSSPASSSASTSFSVGSGTFKAQESGQGSTAGPLRPPLPGSGGPVTPSKSTRFLPTDPTTFRRKRPESVGGLEPPGPSVIAAPPGGGGSVLQTLVLSPNKDEREGSGGRIPSAPAPSLAYGAPAAPMSRPAATMVTNVVRPVSSTPVPIASKPFPTSGRAEASPNDTAGARTETGTGSRAPGGSPLGVSLVYSDKKSAAATSPAPHLVAGPLLGTVGKAPATVTNLLVGTPGYGAPAPSAVQFIAQGAPGSGATAGSGAGAGSGPNGPVPLGILQPGALGKAGGITQVQYILPTLPQQLQVAPASAPAPGTKAAAPGPAPTTSIRFTLPPGTSTNGKVLAATAPTPGIPILQSVPSAPPPKAQSVSPVQAPPPGGSAQLLPGKVLVPLATPSMSVRGGGASQPLPLVSPPFSVPVQNGAQPPSKIIQLTPVPVSTPSGLVPPLSPATLPGPTSQPQKVLLPSSTRITYVQSAGGHTLPLGTSSASSQAGTVTSYGPTSSVALGFTSLGPSGPAFVQPLLSGQAPLLAPGQVGVSPVPSPQLPPTCAAPGAPVITAFYPGSPAPTSSAPLAQPSQAPPGLVYTVATSTTPPAATILPKGPPAPATATATPAPTSPYPSATGSMTYSLVAPKAQRPTPKAPQKVKAAIANIPVGSFEAGAPGRPGSAPRQSSEPGTARETAAPESELEGQPTTPAPPPPPETWAPTARSSPPPPLSAEERTSTKAPETMASKFPSSSSDWRVPGLGLESRGEPPTPPSPAPAPAPAPGSSSSSSEGSSGRAAGDTPERKEAASTGKKVKVRPPPLKKTFDSVDKVLSEVDFEERFAELPEFRPEEVLPSPTLQSLATSPRAILGSYRKKRKNSTDLDSAPEDPTSPKRKMRRRSSCSSEPNTPKSAKCEGDIFTFDRTGTEAEDVLGELEYEKVPYSSLRRTLDQRRALVMQLFQDHGFFPSAQATAAFQARYADIFPSKVCLQLKIREVRQKIMQAATPTEQPPGAEAPLPGPPPTGSTSGPVLTPSPAGGPDPTSPGSDSGTAPAAPPLPPPPEPGPGQPGWEGAPQPSPPPPGPSTAATGR